From the Kiritimatiellaceae bacterium genome, one window contains:
- a CDS encoding HAD-IB family hydrolase, which translates to MTSDKPTNKLALFDFCDTLVSFQTADRFVHFVRAQERSLKMYAKESLRKIIIRSGALRFFTRLAGTDFHKKLVLWQLKGMSNSHLDRLAECYYRTEIKPALIKESMETLFLLMAQGYKIFLISAGYDAYLKYFAREYQIDKLICTEISFKNGKCQGTFVGEDCYGQRKLVQLKEHLNKAGVSFEETISFSDCISDLPLLQWSKTGVVVRKEG; encoded by the coding sequence TTTCAGACAGCGGATCGGTTTGTCCATTTTGTAAGAGCGCAGGAAAGGTCGCTCAAAATGTATGCGAAAGAGAGCCTCCGCAAAATCATTATTAGATCCGGAGCCTTACGATTCTTCACGCGGCTGGCCGGAACAGATTTTCATAAAAAGCTGGTTTTGTGGCAATTGAAAGGTATGTCCAATTCGCATTTAGACCGGCTTGCGGAGTGTTACTACCGGACGGAAATAAAGCCGGCGCTGATTAAAGAGTCAATGGAGACTCTCTTCCTGTTGATGGCGCAAGGGTATAAAATATTTCTCATAAGTGCCGGATATGATGCGTATCTCAAATATTTCGCTCGGGAATATCAAATTGACAAACTGATCTGCACCGAAATTTCCTTCAAAAACGGGAAGTGCCAAGGGACGTTCGTTGGTGAGGACTGCTATGGACAGCGCAAGCTCGTCCAGCTTAAGGAACATCTTAATAAAGCAGGCGTTTCCTTTGAAGAAACAATTTCATTTTCAGACTGCATCAGTGATTTGCCGTTGCTGCAGTGGAGTAAAACCGGAGTCGTTGTCCGCAAGGAAGGG